The Eubacterium sp. MSJ-33 genomic sequence GAAAGCTTCAATGAGGAGAAGGGTACACACCTTGCGGTAGCAGGTAAGATTCACTACGAGCCATTCGGCATCTATCCGGGAACAAAGAAGAGTTTAGATGAGATCGCAGACGGCGATTCTATCGCAGTACCAAACGATACAACAAATGAGGCAAGAGCATTGCTTCTTCTTCAGGATAATGGGATCATAACATTGAAGGATGGTGCAGGTATCAACGCAACTGTCAATGACATCGCTGAGAATCCTCACAATGTAAAGATTGTTGAGCTTGAGGCTGCACAGGTAGCCAGAGTTGTTGAAGAGACAGCCTTTGTCGTATTGAATGGTAACTATGCACTTGCTGCTGGTTTCTCTGTTGGAAAGGATGCACTTGCTTATGAGAAGAGTGATTCTGAAGCTGCCAAGACTTATGTAAATGTAATCGCAGTAAAGGAAGGAAACGAGGACAGCGCAAAGATCAAGGCACTTGTAGATGTATTGAAGTCTGACGATGTGAAGAAGTACATCAATGATACCTACGATGGAGCGGTTCTTCCTTACGAGGAGTAATAGGATTAAGTGGAACCAATAAGAATTTGTTATATACAAAATAAAAACATATAAACCACAGATAAACGCTCTGCTGTATGGGATGTATTCCATATGGCAGGGCGTTTTGTCGCTGCAGGAAGGTATAAATGAAATGAATAGGATATATAATCTGCTATGAACACATGGAAATTGCTAAAAACAAAAAAATCTAAAGTAAATACCATGAATATAGAGAAAAAATATAGAAAAATATCATTTTAACTCTTGTTTTTTGCGGGAAATGTCTATAGAATAGTAAACAGACGGTTTAAATGCATGATTTATACAATGCAAATAAATGTGAAAGGTATAAGGTAGCTGAAATGAAGAAATACAAGGATATGAGTAAAGACGAGTTATTGACATTAAAAGCCGCTCTTATGGAGGAATACAAGGAAGAACAGGCAAAAGGTCTCAGCCTGAATATGGCAAGAGGAAAACCTGGATTTGCCCAGTTGGCACTTTCCATGGGGATGTTAGATGAGATTAATAGCAAATCTGATATGCGTACCTTGCTTGGAAATGATACAAGAAACTATGGCGATCTGGATGGTATCGGAGAGTGCCGTCAGCTTATGGCAGACATGATGGAAGTCAAGAAGGAGAATATCATCGTATATGGTAATTCCAGTCTGAATGTCATGTATGATACCGTTTCCCGTTCGATGACACATGGTGTCAATGGTTCGACTCCTTGGTGCAAGCTGGATAAGGTTAAGTTCCTCTGCCCGGTACCTGGATATGACAGACATTTTAAGATTACAGAGTTCTTCGGTATTGAGATGATCAACATCCCGATGAATTCCGATGGACCGGATATGGATCTGGTTGAGAAATATGTAAATAACGATGCCGCAGTGAAGGGTATCTGGTGTGTGCCGAAATATTCAAATCCAACCGGAATCGTATATTCCGATGAGGTGGTAAGAAGATTTGCAACATTAAAGCCGGCAGCCGAAGACTTCCGTATCTTCTGGGATAATGCATACTGCATCCATCATCTGTATAAGGATCAGCAGGCAGAAATCCCGAATATCTTAGAGGAGTGTGAGAAGGCCGGGAATCCGGACATGGCATATATGTTTGCTTCGACATCGAAGATTACATTCCCTGGTTCCGGTGTTTCTGCAATCGCAACTTCTACAACAAATGTAGAGTTTATCAAGCAGCAGTTGACTGTACAGACAATCGGTCATGATAAGATCAATCAGCTTCGTCATACAAGATTCTTCAAGAATATTGATGGACTGAAGGCACATATGGAGAAACATGCAGATATCTTACGTCCAAAGTTCGAGGCAGTTTTAAATGCATTTGATAAAGAACTTGCGGGCTTGGAGATCGGTTCGTGGGTAAAGCCGCTCGGTGGATATTTCATTTCTTTTGATGCACTCGAGGGCTGTGCAAAGAAGATCGTAGCAATGTGTAAGGATGCAGGCGTGGTACTGACAGGTGCCGGTGCAACCTATCCATATGGCAAAGATCCAAAAGACAGCAATATCCGTATTGCTCCTTCGTTCCCATCTGTGGAAGAGATGGAAGCTGCATCGAAGATTTTTGTGCTTTGCGTAAAGCTTGCAAGTGTTGATAAATATTTAGAGTCATAAGAGTAAAGGAAGTTAGAAATGCCAAATATTTCGGGAAATTTTGACACATATAAGGAAGAAAAAGACTCTGTGCGTTATTTCTTAAAAAAGATGGGGTGTGACATGAACACCGTTTTGGTTGAGAAATATGGTGGAGACAATGTCAGCGATCGCGCGATGATGGATGAAGCGGACGTGATTGCACGGTTTCCGGATGGAAAAACACTGCTGTTTGAAGTCAAACAGGAATCAACGGCACGGTTTTCAAAATGGGGTCAGCTTGGATTTGATATGATTTCTCAATTTCAATTTAAAGAAGGAAGAACCTTTGATAAAAGGGTACATCATCCAAGGGACTTTGAAAGGTTTATGTCTTGCGTGGATAAGGAACGACCGGATTTCAAGTGGGGGAAGGTCAGATATTCCGGGTCTGATATCTGGCTTTTCTATGTCAAGGACGAAGCGGGGCAGTATGTTTTTTGCGAAGGTTATGATTTTGCAAAGATGAAAGAAAATACGATTATGGCATATCTGAGTTATAATTGTCCATTTGCGGTCAATAGTAAGAACAGCAGGCAGATGTCACATGAGGATACCTGGCAGTCTGCAACCTTCTTTGTATATCCAAGACAGATTGAACAGTATAAGATTACACCCGAATCTTTCCTTGATTTATTGAATAGAGATTGAAAAGGAACCCAATAGATATGAATACATGTAAGATCTATCAGGCAGATGCTTACGAGAAGATAAATGATTTGATAGAGGCGGGGATTACCGTAAATCACATTATTACTGATCCACCGTACAATATTTCAAAAGATAACAATTTTTCAACGATGAAGCATCCGCGGGCAGGTGTTGATTTTGGAAATTGGGATCGTGGAGAATTTGATTTGTACTCCTGGATACCGAAATATGCGAGGATACTTGATAAGAATGGTTCCATGATTATTTTTTGCTCGTACCGGTTTATCAGCTATATTATTGATGTGCTCGAATCCGAGGATGCAGATATGGTCGTGAAGGATATCCTGGTATGGCAGAAATCAAATCCGATGCCACGTAATATCAAACGAAGATATGTACAGGATATGGAGTTTGCAATATGGGCTGTGAAGAAAAAGGCAAAGTGGGTATTCAATAAGCCCGATGACAAACCATATTTGCGTGGATTTTTTACGACATCTCTTGTGAGTGGAAGTGAGAAGCTCGGTCATCCGACACAAAAGAGTTTGAAGCTTATGGAGGATATTATTTCTATTCACACGAATCCCGGAGATTTGATTTTGGATCCATTTATGGGAAGTGGTTCCACCGGGGAAGCAGCTTTGAAACAGGGACGGTGTTTTCTTGGAATTGAATATGATCAGACGTATTTTAATATAGCAAAAAAACGTCTGGAACTTATGAAAGATAAATAAGCGAAACGGGAAATCAGAAAATTTCCCGTTTTTTAATGTGTGTTTTTTGGGATGATTTATGTTGAAAAAGACATACTAATTCCAGAATGCTGAATCCGAAATACGAGAATAATCAGACATTTGATATACCAGAAATGGCAGAAGTAATTCTCGTATTTTTGATTCGTGAATAAATGGAGGAATTCGTATGAAGGATCGAATCGAGACATTGAAGGAATATTTGAAGCGCCTTGGAGATGGAGAGCCGCTGGAAGCAGTAAGAAAAGACTTCGTGGAAGTATTTAAGGATGTTGATCCTGCGGAAATCATGAAGGCGGAACAGGAGATGCTTGCGGAGGGAACACCGCTTTCTGATGTGCAGAAGCTGTGTGATGTACATGCCGCACTCTTTCATGGAAAGACGCGGGAGGAACAGATTGCGAATGCGGAAAAGGCAGTGCATGCGTCGGTGTTACGGGAGGAGCGGGAGACAAAGACGCGGGAGCTGGCACAGACCAAAGGACATCCGCTGTGGCTGTTTGCAAATGAGAATGGTGCTCTTGCTATGCTATTGGAGCAGGCAGAGGAGAAGATCAAGGATGGCAGTGCGAATAAGAAAACGTTGGAATCATTGCGTGGCCTCTCGATTCACTATGCGAAGAAGGGAGATCTCCTGTACCCGGTTTTGAATGTGCGGTATGGGATATCCGGACCGGCAAGTGTGATGTGGACGGTTGATGATGAAATCCGGGATGAAATCTCATTTCTTGCGAAGATGAATGATAAAGAATCCGAATGGCAGGAGCGGTTTGCAACGGTAGTAGCACGGGCACAGGAGATGATCTACAAAGAGGCAAATATTTTGTTCCCAAACTGTGCGGCAAATTTCACGGAGGAAGAGTGGATCGGTATCTACCATGACCAGAAGGATTATGCGGTCTGTTTTGGTGTGGAACCGGAGATCTGGCAGCAGGCGGAAGAATGTAAGTCTGGAACGGAAATTGTGTTATCGGACGCAGAAATCCGCATGCCGGGTGGACATCTGACGATCGAACAGCTAACGGCGATGTTAAACACGATGCCAATGGAAATTACATTTGTAGATGAGAACAATCTCAACCGGTTCTTCAACGAGGGACCGAAGGATTTCAAACGTCCGGGTATGGCAATCGGCAGGGAAGTGTTCTCCTGTCACCCGCCGAAGATTGAAGTAAAAGTGCGTCGCATCATTGAAGAATTCCGTGCGGGAACTCTGGACGAAGTACCGGTCTGGATGGACAAAAACGGAAAATGTATGCTTGTCAGATACATGGCGGTACGGGATAAAGCGGGAAAGTATCTCGGTACGCTGGAACTGGTACAGGATATGGGATTTGCAAAGGAATATTTTCAGAAGAAGGAAGAGAAAGCGGAGCTGTGGTAAGTGGAGAAATAGCAGATACAGAGAGTAAGATCTCCCGGAAGTTATATTCCGGGAGATTTTTGCATGGGACAGTTATATTCGTAGATGGACTTTTGCCTGCAGATATGGTAATTTAGGGATAAGTTTAGAATAGATATAGCCATTTATAAAATGGTACAGCGTAAAATAGAGAAAATATAGTACAGGAAGTTGGAAGACTGACGATGTGAGGCAGACAGATGAACAAGATCGAGGAATATTATAATAAATTCAATGAGGAAAAACGATTAAATTCAAGACATGGGCAGATCGAGTACCGCATCACGATGAAATATATTCATAAATATCTGGATGTGCGGATGCAAGAGTTACAGGTTATGAACCGGGAAGATATCAGGATTCTTGATATCGGTGCAGGAACCGGACGTTACAGCGTGGCACTCTGTGAGGAAGGCTACGATGTGACGGCAGTGGAGCTGGTGAAGCATAATTTAGGTATATTGAAGCAGAAAAACAGCAACGTGCATGCGATGCAGGGAAATGCGCTGCATCTGAAAAAGCTAGAAGACAATACCTACGATCTGACGCTTCTCTTCGGACCGATGTATCATCTGATGACGAAGGAGGAGAAGATTCAGGCACTCTCCGAAGCGAAGCGTGTGACGAAGCCGGGCGGAATTATATTGGTCGCCTATGTAATGAACGAGTATGCCGTGGTCGTATATGGTATTCAGGAGAACCATCTGGAGGAAAGTGTGAAGAATGGAACATTGGATGCGTCATATCATACGGTACCTGCGGAGGATAGTCTGTATGCATTTGAACGGATTGAGGACATCGACAGCTACAATGAAGCGGTTGGATTGAAGCGGGAGAAGATTTTGTCACCGGATGGACCGGCAAATTATATCCGCCCATTTGTGAATCAGTTAAGTGAAGAGAGTTACGAGCTTTTCGTGGCATATCAGTTGAAGGTATGTGAGCGGCCGGATCTGATTGGCGCAGGGGCACATACGGTGGATATACTGAGGAAGTAGAGGAGAAGAAAGAATGGAACAAGGAAGCTTGCCGGAGCGCTATCTGTCGCGTTCGGTGATTAAACATATACGAAGATTGAATCCGAAGCTTTCGGTATCGGCAGCAGTCGGAAACGATTATGCAAACCTGCATGGAAATATGAGTGCAGATGGTATCGGCGATACACCGTGGATCGCGTGGGTAAAGGCGATGAATAATTTTGCGTGCTCCGGCGGTCAGATTGAGGGTGCACGCCTTACGATGCTTTTTCCACAGAATGTAAAGGAGTCATGGATCAAAGGTTATATGGCAGATTTTAATTCCTATGCAGAAGCAAAGGGCATACAGATCTTAGGCGGTCATACACAGGTGTCTGAAGTGTTTGCGCGGGCGCAGTTTGTTGTGACAATGCTTGGAACAGCATGCGATTACTGTGCAAATAAAAAGAAGATCAAGCCGGGCTATGATATTGTGATGGTCGGGCAGGCAGGCTTGATGGGCGCGGATATAATCCTAAAGGAAAAGCGGGAAGAACTGCATACGCGGTTCCCGAATTTTTATCTGGATATGGCGTGTGTGGAAGAAAGTATGTATAGTATTACGGATGCAGCTCGCATGATTGTAGATTCTGGCGTGGATATCTGCTATATGCACGATGGCTCGTCCGGCGGTGTCTATGGTGCCCTGTGGCAGATGGGTGTCTGGATGGATAAAGGCTTTGAGGTACAGCATGTGGATATACCAATCCGGCAGGAGACGATTGAAATCTGCGAGTTCTTCAATATCAATCCGTATCTCTTAGATGCAACCGGTTGCCTGTTTGTAGTTGTGGAAGATGGAGAGAAGCTGGTGGAATATCTGGCAGAGCAGGAAATGGAAGCCGCCGTGATCGGTGTTGTGACAGAGAAAAAAGAGAAGATGATCGTGGTAAATGAACTGGAACACCGGTGTCTGTCTCCGGTAAATGGAGATGAGATACATAAGGTGGTGTGAATGTGAACAGGTGAACTTACAAATGAGTAACAAAAGAGGGAAACAACTGAATAAATATGTACCGGACTATGTGCTATTTGATTTGGAGACAACTGGTATTTCTGCAAATTACGATGAAGTAATCGAAATCTCTGCTGTGAAGGTACGTGGCGGTAAAATCGTGGATGAATTCAGCACACTTGTCAATCCGGGAAGAACGATTCCGTATGGAGCAAGCGCGGTCAATCACATCTATGATGAGATGGTGGCAGATGCACCGGAGTTTGAAGAAGTGTTACCATTGTTCCTTGCATTTATCGGAAATGATATTCTGGTTGGACATAATATTGCGGCGTTTGATATGAAGTTTCTGTATCGGGACTTCGAGAAATATATGGGAGTGATACTTCCAAATGATTTCGTGGATACATTGCGCCTTGCAAAGATCGTATTCCCGGATTGGAAGCATCGGAGACTGGGGGATCTTGCGAACTATTATGGCATTTCTACGGTGGGCGCACATCGCGCATTGACAGATTGTAAGATGAACCAGAAGGTATTTGAATTACTTGGAAAAGAATTGTCCGGGGAAGGAACGATGGATGTATGGCAGAATGTCAAGACATGTCCGAAATGTGGAATGATGATGGTAAAACGAAAAGGAAAATTCGGCGAGTTCTGGGGGTGCAAGGGATTCCCGGATTGTCGGTATACGGAGAATATCTAAGGTGCGGATAAGGGGAAACAGCAGGTTGCTTTTATCGTAAGCGGTTGTCTGCTAAGATAACATCATGGAGGTGAACGTGATGGAAACAAAAAATGTGATTTTGGAACTTCGCACAAAGCGGGGATTATCACAGGATGAATTAGCCGAGAAAATCATGGTGACAAGGCAGGCCGTATCGCGCTGGGAGAACGGCGAAACCGTGCCGAATACGGATACATTAAAGCTGCTGTCGAAAGTATTTGATGTATCGATCAATACGCTGCTTGGACAACCGAGAAGACTGATCTGTCAGTGCTGTGGCATGCCGCTCGAGGATGAGATTATCGGGCATGACCGGGATGGGGCAATGAATGAATCGTATTGCAAATGGTGCTATGCAGATGGCATGTACACATACAGTAATATGGATGATCTGATCGATGTTGCAGTCAAGCACATGGTGACGGATGAATTTTCGGAGGAACAGGCGCGCGCTTATATGAAGGATCTGCTTCCGAAGTTAGACTACTGGAAGCGGTACGATGAACTGAGCGATGGCGGACAGTTCGATGAATTCAAACATCAGTTGATAAAAGAGATTAACGATCTTCGCATCGAAGGATTGCCGAAAGTGGAGAAGCTGAATGCACTCGTCGGTCAGTATGTGAATCTGGCATATCCACTACCGAGTGGGGAGACAGTAAAATTCTTAGATGACAAAAAAACCTATCTTGGCAATCAGTTGGAATGTGAGT encodes the following:
- a CDS encoding MetQ/NlpA family ABC transporter substrate-binding protein, with protein sequence MKKSIKKLLALTLTGAFLVGALTGCGKGGKDDKTITVAASATPHAEILEYAKDKLKEQGYDLQVTVFDDYVKPNEVVESGDFDANYFQHVPYLESFNEEKGTHLAVAGKIHYEPFGIYPGTKKSLDEIADGDSIAVPNDTTNEARALLLLQDNGIITLKDGAGINATVNDIAENPHNVKIVELEAAQVARVVEETAFVVLNGNYALAAGFSVGKDALAYEKSDSEAAKTYVNVIAVKEGNEDSAKIKALVDVLKSDDVKKYINDTYDGAVLPYEE
- a CDS encoding aminotransferase class I/II-fold pyridoxal phosphate-dependent enzyme, with the translated sequence MKKYKDMSKDELLTLKAALMEEYKEEQAKGLSLNMARGKPGFAQLALSMGMLDEINSKSDMRTLLGNDTRNYGDLDGIGECRQLMADMMEVKKENIIVYGNSSLNVMYDTVSRSMTHGVNGSTPWCKLDKVKFLCPVPGYDRHFKITEFFGIEMINIPMNSDGPDMDLVEKYVNNDAAVKGIWCVPKYSNPTGIVYSDEVVRRFATLKPAAEDFRIFWDNAYCIHHLYKDQQAEIPNILEECEKAGNPDMAYMFASTSKITFPGSGVSAIATSTTNVEFIKQQLTVQTIGHDKINQLRHTRFFKNIDGLKAHMEKHADILRPKFEAVLNAFDKELAGLEIGSWVKPLGGYFISFDALEGCAKKIVAMCKDAGVVLTGAGATYPYGKDPKDSNIRIAPSFPSVEEMEAASKIFVLCVKLASVDKYLES
- a CDS encoding DNA-methyltransferase, whose translation is MNTCKIYQADAYEKINDLIEAGITVNHIITDPPYNISKDNNFSTMKHPRAGVDFGNWDRGEFDLYSWIPKYARILDKNGSMIIFCSYRFISYIIDVLESEDADMVVKDILVWQKSNPMPRNIKRRYVQDMEFAIWAVKKKAKWVFNKPDDKPYLRGFFTTSLVSGSEKLGHPTQKSLKLMEDIISIHTNPGDLILDPFMGSGSTGEAALKQGRCFLGIEYDQTYFNIAKKRLELMKDK
- a CDS encoding DUF438 domain-containing protein, encoding MKDRIETLKEYLKRLGDGEPLEAVRKDFVEVFKDVDPAEIMKAEQEMLAEGTPLSDVQKLCDVHAALFHGKTREEQIANAEKAVHASVLREERETKTRELAQTKGHPLWLFANENGALAMLLEQAEEKIKDGSANKKTLESLRGLSIHYAKKGDLLYPVLNVRYGISGPASVMWTVDDEIRDEISFLAKMNDKESEWQERFATVVARAQEMIYKEANILFPNCAANFTEEEWIGIYHDQKDYAVCFGVEPEIWQQAEECKSGTEIVLSDAEIRMPGGHLTIEQLTAMLNTMPMEITFVDENNLNRFFNEGPKDFKRPGMAIGREVFSCHPPKIEVKVRRIIEEFRAGTLDEVPVWMDKNGKCMLVRYMAVRDKAGKYLGTLELVQDMGFAKEYFQKKEEKAELW
- a CDS encoding class I SAM-dependent methyltransferase, which produces MNKIEEYYNKFNEEKRLNSRHGQIEYRITMKYIHKYLDVRMQELQVMNREDIRILDIGAGTGRYSVALCEEGYDVTAVELVKHNLGILKQKNSNVHAMQGNALHLKKLEDNTYDLTLLFGPMYHLMTKEEKIQALSEAKRVTKPGGIILVAYVMNEYAVVVYGIQENHLEESVKNGTLDASYHTVPAEDSLYAFERIEDIDSYNEAVGLKREKILSPDGPANYIRPFVNQLSEESYELFVAYQLKVCERPDLIGAGAHTVDILRK
- a CDS encoding AIR synthase-related protein is translated as MEQGSLPERYLSRSVIKHIRRLNPKLSVSAAVGNDYANLHGNMSADGIGDTPWIAWVKAMNNFACSGGQIEGARLTMLFPQNVKESWIKGYMADFNSYAEAKGIQILGGHTQVSEVFARAQFVVTMLGTACDYCANKKKIKPGYDIVMVGQAGLMGADIILKEKREELHTRFPNFYLDMACVEESMYSITDAARMIVDSGVDICYMHDGSSGGVYGALWQMGVWMDKGFEVQHVDIPIRQETIEICEFFNINPYLLDATGCLFVVVEDGEKLVEYLAEQEMEAAVIGVVTEKKEKMIVVNELEHRCLSPVNGDEIHKVV
- a CDS encoding 3'-5' exonuclease, translated to MSNKRGKQLNKYVPDYVLFDLETTGISANYDEVIEISAVKVRGGKIVDEFSTLVNPGRTIPYGASAVNHIYDEMVADAPEFEEVLPLFLAFIGNDILVGHNIAAFDMKFLYRDFEKYMGVILPNDFVDTLRLAKIVFPDWKHRRLGDLANYYGISTVGAHRALTDCKMNQKVFELLGKELSGEGTMDVWQNVKTCPKCGMMMVKRKGKFGEFWGCKGFPDCRYTENI
- a CDS encoding zinc ribbon domain-containing protein, which encodes METKNVILELRTKRGLSQDELAEKIMVTRQAVSRWENGETVPNTDTLKLLSKVFDVSINTLLGQPRRLICQCCGMPLEDEIIGHDRDGAMNESYCKWCYADGMYTYSNMDDLIDVAVKHMVTDEFSEEQARAYMKDLLPKLDYWKRYDELSDGGQFDEFKHQLIKEINDLRIEGLPKVEKLNALVGQYVNLAYPLPSGETVKFLDDKKTYLGNQLECEFGGDRYFGVLAGMDFILVSTYDASGENPELVVYKKR